TTGTCAACCAGACCCTGCTGCATAAGATGCGCACAGGCATTGTCGCAGGCTACTGTCACCTCTATTCCGTCCTGCTCCAGCTCATATGCAGTCAATCTGGAACCCTGCAGAAATGGACGAGTTTCATTGGCAATGACCTTTACTTTTTTACCCTGGTCAACTGCCGCTCGAACAACTCCAAGAGCCGTGCCGTATCCGCCTGTAGCCAGGGCACCGGCATTACAGTGAGTCATAACAGTATCGCCGTCATTGATTAGTTCAGCGCCATAACCACCCATTCTTTTATTAATGGCAATATCTTTACTGTGCAAATCCATAGCTTTATCTAACCAAAGCTTTATAAGATCATCAGTTGATTCAGGTTGCCCCTTCAACTGCTCATGAAGCATTACTTCTACTGCCCATGCAAGGTTGGCTGCAGTTGGTCTGGCGTGAGCAATGTCACGTAGTTTTTTCTCAAGGGATGCCTTCCAGTCATTTCTTGCTGCAACTTCATTACAGGCCAGAACACAGCCGAACGCTGCAGTTACTCCAATAGCTGGTGCTCCCCGCACTACCATTTGTTGAAGCGCATAAACTATATCCTGAGTGCCGACGCACTCAAACCATTCTTCTTTATGCGGCAACAGCCTCTGATCCAGAAGCATGAGGCAGCCTTTTTCCTTGTTAAAATAGATATGTTCCATTAATTATTTCCCTGAAAAAAATCGAGCAAAAATGATATTAATAAGGAAGTGATCATTTAGATCAAACCTCCCCCAACCCCTCCTTGAAAAGGAGGGGAGTACTCCGTGTTGTGCTCCAGATACGACTGGGTTGCGCCACATCAAACTTCTGAAGTAATTGATATAAAATTGCAATTGCTTGAAAATAGGTCTGGACCCAGGATCAAGTCAGGAATGACGGCCAGGGGCAACGAATCCCCGTCATCTGACCCCTGACCTCTGACCTCTGCCCTCTGACCTCTGACCTCTGACTTCTGACTTCTGATCCCTGACTACTGATCCCTGACTACTGCAACTTCCGGTTCAGCAACTCATTAACCATTGCCGGATTTGCCTGACCTTTGGTCTGCTTCATAATCTGCCCCACAAAAAAGCCCATAAGCTTTTTCTGGCCATCTTTAAATCTCTGAACTTCCTGAGGATGAGCTTCAAGGACCTGGTCAACCATAGTTTCAAGAGCAGAAGAATCTGATATCTGCACCAGACCTTTATCTTTAACAACCTTTTCCGGTTCAGTACCGGTTTCAAACACCTCTGAAAAAACAGTTTTGGCAATTTTTCCACTTATGGTGCCTTCATCCACCATGCGCACTATGCAGGACAGTTGATCAGGCTTTAAGCTGATCTCTGCAACGCGTTGTCCTGTATCATTAAGTTTGCTCATGAGGTCGCCAACTATCCAGTTACTTATCTTCCTGGGTTGATTGTAAGCTTTGACCGAGGCTTCAAAGAAATTGGCCAGTTCCTTCTCTGATGTGAGCACAGCAGCATCCGGCTCTGGCAGATTGTACTGCGTGATAAAACGCTGCATTCGTGCCCCGGGTAGTTCTGGCAATGCTTTTTTCAACTCTTCAACCCAGTCAGGATCAATAATAAGAGGAGTCAGGTCAGGATCAGGAAAATACCTGTAATCGTGTGCTTCTTCCTTACCGCGCATGGATCTGGTCATTCCTTTATCAACATCGTAAAGTCTGGTTTCCTGCACAATTGCCTCGCCGTCATCAAGCAGTTCGGCTTGTCTCATTATTTCGTATTCCAGGGCCTTTTGCACATGCCTGAAAGAGTTTAGGTTCTTTATTTCAGCCCTGGTTCCAAATTCTTCACGCCCTGTGGGTCTTAAAGAAATATTTGCATCACAGCGAAAGCTGCCTTCTTCCATGTTGCCATCGCATATTTCAAGATAAAGAAGGATGCCGCGCAAGGACTTAAGGTAAGCTACAGCTTCAGCAGGACTTCTGATGTCCGGCTCAGAAACAATTTCTAAAAGGGGTACTCCTGTTCTGTTCAGATCCACATAACTCATATTGTCAGTAGAGGAATGGATTGATTTGCCTGCATCTTCCTCCATGTGAATCCTGGTAATTCCTATTACTTTTTCCAGACTATCCACAGCAATTCTTATCTTACCGTGTTCAGCAAGAGGCTCCTCATACTGAGAAATCTGATAACCTTTGGGAAGATCAGGGTAAAAATAATTCTTTCTGGCAAAGACAGATCTGTCATTGACCCGGCATTCTACAGCAAGGGCCATTTTCAATCCAAACTCCACAGCCTTCTGGTTAAGTACCGGCAACACCCCTGGCATTCCACAGCAGACAGGACATGTATTTTCATTAGGCCCCTGACCAAACATGGTTGAACAACCACAGAAGATCTTGGACTTGGTTTTCAATTGTGCATGAACTTCCAGCCCGATTACGGTCTCATATCTGTTCATCAATATCTCCGAGAGTATTTTATTATAAAATGACAGGCATAAGCTGCAAATTATTAACTCAGGTCTGCTTAGAAGTCAAAAACAAGTATGGATAAATCCAGCCAAAAATAGCAGCCTAATTCTCCATTGCTGTTTTATAGTAAAATTGTATCCGCACTATAGCAGTTCACTCAGCAGGCTGTTTATTGAAGTTATTCTCCAACCTTACAGGCAACAAAACCAAATAAGCAATAAATTCAGAGCACTATGGCTTTACCATACAGATTGCTTCGGTCGCTTAGGCTCCCTCGTGGGTAACAGGTTTTGAGCAACTACATCCCTGACAGCTCAGGTGTCATTGCGAGCGAGTCTTTTTACCCTGAATACACGCAGTGTAGGCGCAGCCATTCAACTGGGGCGAGCGCGGCAGTCCTTGTTGCGAGCAAAGCGAAGCTATCTCGTGTTAAGGCTATTGCAAGTTACTCACTGGTTTGGTCCCGGCTGCCCGGGTGTGAGAAGCTTTCAACTCACAAGTTCATTAAACAGACTGATTTATTATTCATCAACTGAGTCATGCATTTCAGGAAGAGTGAAATAAAATGTCGCACCCTGACCGGGCTTGCTTTCCACCCACAACTTGCCGCCATGCTTTTCAACAAACTCCTTGCATAGCATAAGTCCCAATCCAGTTCCTCTCTCACCTTCAGTCCCTCTTGTGGAAAACTTACCTCCTTGAGAAAACAGTCTGGCGATGGTTTTTTCATCCATGCCCAGCCCGTTATCTTCAACAACAATTTTTATCATCTTATTCTGTTTTTCTGCCTTAAAGTTGATCTCACCTTTGCGTCTCGTATATTTTACAGCATTGGCAAGAATATTACGAACAACAGTGCTCACCATGGACTTATCAGCAAGAATTGAAATATCATCTGGTATCGCTACATGCAGAGCTATTTCTTTCTGCACGAGTCTGGGCTTTATAAGTTCAAGACTAAAATCCGCGATTTCAGACAATGTCAGGGGGGCGGGCTCGAACTCTATCAAACCTCTCTGAACCCTGGACCACTCAAGCAGGTTGTTAAGCAGGTTGTATAAATTATCAGCATTGGACTTCATTTCTCTGGCAAGATTACGGATATCTTCATGAGACATACTGTCAATATGCTTGTCCAGCAGTCTGATGAAGTTTAGAAATCCGATAAAAGGTGATTTCAGGTCATGTGCTATTATGGAGAAAAACTTGTCCTTTTCGTTTAATGTCCTTTCCAGGCGACAATTGACTTTTTTTAGCTCGTTTTCCGCCTTGGTTTTCTCACTGATGGCCCGGGCAAGCTTGACATGACCAAAGCTCAGGTCGGAAACAAGGTTGGCAAGTCTGGTGTAAAAGGTCATGGCCAGCTGTACTGTTTCCCTGGAAAACCTGGGCACCCGGTTCAAAGCCTGAAGATACTCTTCCTGATCAAAACCGT
This window of the Desulfonatronovibrio magnus genome carries:
- the mtnA gene encoding S-methyl-5-thioribose-1-phosphate isomerase, which codes for MEHIYFNKEKGCLMLLDQRLLPHKEEWFECVGTQDIVYALQQMVVRGAPAIGVTAAFGCVLACNEVAARNDWKASLEKKLRDIAHARPTAANLAWAVEVMLHEQLKGQPESTDDLIKLWLDKAMDLHSKDIAINKRMGGYGAELINDGDTVMTHCNAGALATGGYGTALGVVRAAVDQGKKVKVIANETRPFLQGSRLTAYELEQDGIEVTVACDNACAHLMQQGLVDKVVVGADRIAANGDVANKIGTYGVALAASAHGVPFYVAAPLSTIDIRTKSGKDIPIEDRTPDEVKFINGKLILPENVGVYNFAFDITPSTLISAIITEYGILHKPYDEAINRVCAQAPGA
- a CDS encoding PocR ligand-binding domain-containing protein, coding for MNDSYDYRDTGSLLSLQAQKALQRSEERFRRITEELTDYLYTVTVSQGQAEKTEHSPSCVAVTGYTAQEFASDPYLWIKMVLPEDQDDVREQARQALNGDQAPSLEHRIVRKDGKIRWVMNTIVQNFDDQGHVLSYDGLIKDITERKEMEDALRKSEARVRHKLLTLVSPEGDIGDLDLEDIVDVPALQHLMDDFYNLTNIGSAILNIKGKILVATGWQDICTLFHRVHPETCKNCLESDIFLAGPGVPGKFKLYKCKNNMWDISTPIIIGRKHLGNLYLGQFLFAGEEPDVEIFKAQALKYGFDQEEYLQALNRVPRFSRETVQLAMTFYTRLANLVSDLSFGHVKLARAISEKTKAENELKKVNCRLERTLNEKDKFFSIIAHDLKSPFIGFLNFIRLLDKHIDSMSHEDIRNLAREMKSNADNLYNLLNNLLEWSRVQRGLIEFEPAPLTLSEIADFSLELIKPRLVQKEIALHVAIPDDISILADKSMVSTVVRNILANAVKYTRRKGEINFKAEKQNKMIKIVVEDNGLGMDEKTIARLFSQGGKFSTRGTEGERGTGLGLMLCKEFVEKHGGKLWVESKPGQGATFYFTLPEMHDSVDE
- the gatB gene encoding Asp-tRNA(Asn)/Glu-tRNA(Gln) amidotransferase subunit GatB; the protein is MNRYETVIGLEVHAQLKTKSKIFCGCSTMFGQGPNENTCPVCCGMPGVLPVLNQKAVEFGLKMALAVECRVNDRSVFARKNYFYPDLPKGYQISQYEEPLAEHGKIRIAVDSLEKVIGITRIHMEEDAGKSIHSSTDNMSYVDLNRTGVPLLEIVSEPDIRSPAEAVAYLKSLRGILLYLEICDGNMEEGSFRCDANISLRPTGREEFGTRAEIKNLNSFRHVQKALEYEIMRQAELLDDGEAIVQETRLYDVDKGMTRSMRGKEEAHDYRYFPDPDLTPLIIDPDWVEELKKALPELPGARMQRFITQYNLPEPDAAVLTSEKELANFFEASVKAYNQPRKISNWIVGDLMSKLNDTGQRVAEISLKPDQLSCIVRMVDEGTISGKIAKTVFSEVFETGTEPEKVVKDKGLVQISDSSALETMVDQVLEAHPQEVQRFKDGQKKLMGFFVGQIMKQTKGQANPAMVNELLNRKLQ